The sequence TTAGTTGCCTTATCCACAAGAAAATTTAAATTTAAATAAGTTTTTTCTTTTTCATCTTCATCTTTTGCTATACCATAAGTAAATTCAGCTTCATGAAGCTCTGTAAAACTTTTTTGTTCTAAAATTTGAGAATCAACTTTTCTATAATCAAAATCCTTCAAATAATTATCATTGATAAACTTTAACTCTTTTTCTAAGTCCCCATTACCATATAAGTATATATAGCTATTTGATGGATGATAATATTTTTTATGGAAATCCAAGAATTCATCATAAGTTAAATCTGGAATACATTCAGGATCTCCGCCTGAATCATTTGCATATTGTGTATCTGGCAAAGTAACATTTGGTATATATCTATAAATAGAACCATCAGGAGAAGAATACGCTCCCTTCATTTCACTGTATACCACACCATTGTACTTTAACTCATCTTCCTTAGTTTCTAACTTATAATTCCATCCTTCTTGCATAAAAATTTCTTCTTGTTTATATATGTTTGGATATAGTACTGCATCCAAATAAACATCCATCAAATTAAAGAAATCTTTTTCATTCCTAGAAGCTATAGGGTATATAGTTTTATCTGGATAAGTTAATGCATTTAAGAATGTGTTCAATGAACCCTTAATCAATTCCACGAAAGGCTCTTTAGTATTAAACTTTCTAGAACCACATAAAACTGAATGCTCCAAAATATGAGCAACTCCTGTACTATTATTTGGAGGTGTTCTAAATCCTATAGCAAACACCTTATTGTCATCTTTTGAACTAAGTTTTATTAACTTTGCTTTTGTCTTATCATGTTCAAAGATATAAGCTACAGCTGCAACTTCTTTAACTGTCCTTTCTTCTTTTAGAGTAAAGCCATTATAAGAATTTCCTACTTTTAAATCCAATTTATTCACTCCCTCATTTTTCATAATATAACTACATAACAAAATAGAAGTTACTATATAAAATTAAACTATCTGTTTATTTTTAATTATGTATCTTTATATTATTATATCTATAAATGTAATAATATAATCTTACCATATTTATCTAATTAAAAAAAGCTAGATTTAATACTCATTTATTAAATCTAGCTCTTCAATATTAGACATATTCAAAAAATAAACAAGCCAATATGTGATTGATATTTTCATTTGCTATTTATTTTTATATGTTTTATTTATATAAAATATTTATTATATTAAGTTAACTATTTTGAACTCTTTCTTGAACTAAAGAAATTAGACTTTCCGTATTCATTTGCACCCTTTTTAGGCTTTTTGTTCAATTTTTCTGTTTTATAGCTATCTTTAGAAAAATCCTTATCTTTAACCCTATCTCTTCTAAAATCCTTTTCTTTAACTTCCTCTTCAACAGGAGTCTTCTTATTTAAAACTGCTTTTTTAGTTGATGAAATCTTACTCTTATTAGCATACTTATCTTTCTTTGCCTTATATTTTGGTGCCTGATCAACTATTTCTGCCATATAAATTTGTTTCTTCTCAATAATAATGTTAAAGTTCTTTTCAAATTGTTTTATAAATGATTCTTCTCTTTCTGTTACAATAGAGTACGCTACACCCTTTTCTCCAGCTCTTCCTACTCTACCTACTCTATGAAGATAATCTTTAGGATCTTCAGGTATATCTAAGTTTATAACATGAGTTATCCCTTTAATATCAAGTCCTCTTGCAGCTATATCAGATGCAACTAAAACCTGTATATTCCCTTTTCTAAAATCCTCCAAGGCTTTTTGTCTATTTTCTTTAAAATTCACACCATGCAGAGCTTCTGCCTTAATTTTATTAAATTGAAGCTTTGATAAAGTCATATTTACATCATAACTACTATTTATAAACACTAAAGCTTTTTCCGGCTTTGCAGCATTTATTAATTTTCTAAGTGCTTCTATCTTATCTCTATGCTCCACTAAAAAATAAACATGTGATATGTTTTCATTTACTTTGTTACTTGCTTTAACCCTAATTACTTCTGCTTCCCCAACAAGCTCCTTACATTTAGATAAAGTGTCATTAGCTAATGTAGCTGAAAACAACATAGTTTGCTTATTATTAGGCGTTAATTTTACTATTTTCTTTACATTATCTATATTATTTTTATCTAATAACTTATCTCCTTCATCCATAACTAACACTTTTATAGTATGTGTAGTAATCTTCTTCTTTCCTATAAGCTCTAAAACTCTTCCAGACGAACCAACTAATATTTGTGGCTTTTCCTTTAACTTATCCATTTGTCTCTTTATATTAGCACTGCCAATTAGTGAAGTTGATTTAATACTTAAACCACTACTTACTATTAATTCTTTTACCGTATTATTAATCTGCGCTACTAATTCATGAGTAGGTGCTAAGATTATACATTGCATTTCTTGTTTTGATGAATCTATTCTTTGAAGTATTGGCAATAAGTATGCTAATGTTTTACCTGTGCCTGTTTCAGATTGCCCAATTATACTCTTTCCATCTAAAGCTACAGGAATAGCCTTTTCCTGAATTTCAGTAGGTTCTGCAATTTTCAAACTTTCAACAGCTTCTAATAATTCTTCATTAAGTCCTAATTTTTTAAAATCTTCTATCATAAAATTTACCTCATTATTTTCAATAATAAATTTAGTTTATATTAGTATTGTACCATTTCTGAATTTTATCAGTATTCCTTAGTATTGTCAAAGAATATCTATTTTTTATCCGATAGCTAGCATCCGTAACACTCCAATCTTATATGAAACTCCTCTTCCTAAAGTCAGATGAGTGCTCACAGAGTAAGCGACCATCATCAAATCATAGATTTGAGATGTCTGCTTAACCGATTCACACTAAATCATAGATTTAGGTTCTCTCCTTAAGTTGGAGATAACGGCTGCACGCTCCTGGATAAGTTCAACTAAGATTCAGATGGGGATCAAACCCCACCTGAATCAAGTTTCACTTGATAATACAAATGAAAAGATACCTAAAAATATTTTTTATTTTTAGGTATCCAATATACACTTAGTTTTAATCTATTTAACTTCTGTTATTGTAATTTGTGGATATAAGTTTTCTGATTCTTCTTTAGTTGCAATGTCTAAAGAAAATGCTGTAGCACTTCCAGAAGCAATTCCTGATTTAAATGCTTGTTGCAAATCTCCACTTCTTGAATACTCTGCTAAGAAACCACCAATAAGTGAATCTCCTGCTCCTACTGAATTCTTAACTGTTCCCTTTGGAGCTGTAGCTCTATATACTCCATCTTTATTAATCATTAATGCGCCTTCACCTGCTAATGATATTATTACATTTTGCGCTCCCATATCTAGAACTTTCTTTCCATACTGAATCAATTCTTCTTGAGAATTTATCTTTACATTAAACATTTCTTCTAATTCGTGATTGTTCGGCTTAACCAAAAACGGACCATACTTTAAAGTATCAATGAATGCCTTACCTGTAGTATCTACTACAATCTTAACACCCTTACCTTTTAAATATTCAAAAATTTGAGAATATATTTCTTTATCAAGAGTACTTGGTATACTTCCTGCCAAAACCAAAATATCTCCATCATTTAATTCATCTAACTTACTATAAAAAGCTTTAATATTTTCTTGTGATATCTCTGGTCCAAGACCATTAATTTCACTTTCATCATCTGATTTTAACTTTATATTTATTCTTGAGTCACCGTTTACATGAATAAAATCAGTTTCTAAACCTATCTTTTTCAAACTACTTTCAATAAAATCTCCAGTAAACCCACCAACAAAACCTAAAGCTCTGTTTGCAATTCCTTGATTGAATAATACTCTTGAAACATTTATTCCCTTTCCACCAGGGTATTTTTCTTCAAAATTAGTTCTATTTACAGAACCAATAGTAAATTTTTCAACATTCACTATGTAATCGATTGAAGGATTTAATGTTAATGTATATATCATTTCTTCCACCATCCTTATTTTTAACTATAATAATTTCTATCTAAGTATTTACATTAATTAATCACTTTATAATACTATTATAAATTATAATTCTTTTATTTTCAATCAATTTCATTCATTTCTGTTCATGTTCCATTCATATTCTTTCATAAACAACAGTAATAATCTAGGTTAAGAGTATGAAAATAAATAACATTTCCTAATATAGTATAGATCCTTTTGCTAAACTATTTATGAATTTTCACATAATTCAACAATTTGCAACATAGATTATACTTTTTTGCTATAATATATTATAGATAATTTATAGAATACTTTTTGAGTTATTGAATAACCTTAATTATATAGATTTTAAAACTTTTTAAAGGACTGTTGTTTATGGAAATTAAATCCAAAGATTCAAAACCAATTTTACAATTTATATGCTATATATTAGTAGGCGCCTCTAATTTTATACTTGATGAAATAGTATTGAATATATTATGGTTCGTCACTGGAAGGTCTGTTGGAAAAATAAATTATTTATTTAAGTTTATATCCTTTTGCATTTATTCTACAAACGGATATATCTTAAATAAAAAAGTAACTTTTAAAAAACAAAATAAAAATTCATCTTATATAGACTATGTTTCAGTGCTAGCACTACTTTCTGCTATAGATGCAATTATAGTTTCAAAGTTTACTGTTCATAATATATTTAGACTTCATCGCCCACTTTGGGCTAATATCTGTAACCTAATTGCCTCTGCTACTACAGGAATATTAGGATTTTTAATAAACAAATTTATAGTGTTCAAAAAAGATGAATAAATATATAAATTACTATGGATGAGGGGGACTTTAATATGAAAATAACCATGCTAGATTACAAAACTTTAGGTGATGATGTAGATTTATCTCCACTTAAAAATCTCAACTATGATTTTAAAATTTATGATTTAACTTCAAAAGAACAGGTGATAGAAAGATCCCAATCTTCTGAGGTTATAATTATAAACAAGATATTAATTACAGAAGATATATTAAAACAATGTAAAAATCTAAAATTAATTTGCCTTACAGCTACTGGCACAAACAATGTTGATCTAGCAGCTGCTAAAAAATATGGAGTGGCAGTTTGCAATGTAGCTGGTTACTCTACTGACAGTGTAACTCAACATACCTTTGCTCTATTATTCTACGTTTTAGAACATCTAAAATATTATGATGAGTATGTAATAAATGGTGGATATACCGGAAGTTCTACCTTTACTCATTTGTCAAAACCATTTTGGGAATTAAATAATAAAACTTTTGGCATCATTGGTCTTGGACAAATAGGAAAGAAAGTAGCTGCAGTTGCTAAAGCCTTTGGCTGCAATATAATATATCACTCCACTTCAGGCAAGAACAGTAATAATGAATATAAACATGTTTCACTAGAAGAATTATTAAAGACAAGTGATATTGTTTCAATACATGCACCATTAAATAAGAACACTGAAAATCTAATGGATTATGAGAAACTAAGCCTAATGAAGAAATCTGCCATAATTTTAAACACTGGTAGAGGTGGAATTATCAACGAAGCTGATTTATGCAAAATTATAGATGAAGATAAAATCTTCGGTGCTGGTATAGACGTTATTTCAAAGGAACCTATAGATCCTAAAAGTCCATACTTAACAGTGAAAAATAGAGACAAATTAATCATAACTCCTCATATAGCATGGGCCACCATAGAAGCACGAAACCGCGTTATTTCGGAAGTAGCTGAAAACATAAGAGCCTTTAAAAATGGTGAATATAGAAATAGAGTTGATTAGCTTATATAAGATTTAAGAACTATTAATCATCAAAGCTGAAGTTATAAGCAAATATCAGGTGAAAATAAGTTTTACTAATTAGAACTTATAAACTAAGAAGAGGCTAACTAAACAAGTTTAATTGTCTAGTTAGCCTCTTTTTATCATATTCTACAATCTAACATTAGATTAGATTGTCTAAATTCAAATTTAAGCTTGAAGCCTTTGATTTTCCATTACAATCAATTAGAAAGTAAATACTTCCATATCCTCTACAGCCTTATTTACTAATTCATCAATTGCTAAAACACTTTCTGACTTTCTAATTTCTTCTAATCTTGGCTTAGTCTTTGGATGCTTAGGTACGAAAATAGTACAGCAGTCTTCATATGGTAAAATTGAAGTTTCATAAGTTCCAACTTGTTCAGCTACAGAAATTATATCTTCTTTATCCATAGCTATTAATGGTCTAAATACAGGTCTATCAGAAACATCATCACTTACTACAAGTCCCTCCATAGTTTGACTTGCCACCTGTCCTATACTTTCTCCTGTTGCTACAGAATGTATTTCTTTATCCTCAGCAACTTTGCATGCAACTCGCATCATAAATCTTCTCATTATGATAGTTAATTCGTCTTCTCTACACTTTTCAATTATTTGCATTTGAATATCTGTAAAAGGAACTACATATAGATTTATTCTTTCTGTATATCCTGCTAAAATCTTAGCTAATTCCTTAACTTTATCCTTTGCTCTTTCAGAAGTATATGGATGACTATGGTAATAAACACAGTTAAGCTCTACACCTCTTTTTGCCATCATATAACCTGCAACTGGTGAATCAATACCACCTGAAAGCATAAGCAAGGTTCTACCATTCATTCCATAAGGAAGTCCACCTGCTCCCTTAAGCTTATCATGATTTGTAAATACATAAGCATTTCCTTCTCTGATTTCAACATTTAATATACACTCTGGTTTATGTATATCTACTGATATATCTTCTATGTGACTTAATACATACCCACCGATATCTCTTGAAACCTCCATAGAGTTCATTGGGAATTTCTTATTAGCTCTATTAGTAACTACTTTGAAAGTTTTTGCATTGCTTTCTTTTACTTTGTTTAATGCTTCTTCTTTGATTTTATCTAAATCTACATCAACTACAGTAACTACACAAACTTCTTTAATTCCAAAAACTTTTCTAGTTCTTTCTACAACTTTGTCTAATTCCTCTGATTGTATAAACCATCTTCCTTGGTCTACAACCATAGCATGCTCAATACCACTAAGCTTTTTTGAAATATTAGTTCTTAACTTTTGTTCAAATTTATTTCTGTTTAAACCCTTTAAAAATATTTCTGGTGCACTCTTTACTAACACTAATTTGTTCATTTTTTTACTCTCCTTAAAAATGTCAATGATTTTTTCAAACTATCTATTACATAATCCACTTCTTCTTTACTATTGAATGGTGAAAAACTAAATCTTATTGCAGAATCCACATCTTTTAATTCTAATCCTAGAGCTAACAGTACATGACTTCCTTTGCCTGATTTTGATGAACAAGCTGAACCTGTAGAAACGTAAATGTCCATCTCTTCTAGCATATGAAGCAATACTTCTGATCTCAAACCTCTAAAAGATACATTTAATATATAAGGACTCATATTATCTCTAATAGGACTATTTATCCTTATATTCTCTATGTCTTCAAGTCTTTGAATAAAATATTCTTTTAACTCTGTTACTTTTTTATAACTATCTTTCATATTGTCTATTGTTATTTCAGTAGCCTTAACCATACCAAGAACTAACGGTAAATTAGAAGTTCCTGAACGTACCCCTTTTTCTTGTCCACCACCATGAATTAAAGGATTTGGATTTATCCCTTTTCTAATGTAACAGAAACCAACTCCCTTAGGTCCGTGAATTTTATGAGCACTAATACTTAAAAGATCAATATTTTGGCTTTTAACATCTATTTCTATTTTTCCATAACCTTGTACTGCATCTACATGAAATTTAGCTCTATTGCTACACTCCTTTATGGTCTTACCTATAAGAGCAAGATCTTGAATTGATCCAATCTCATTGTTTACAAACATTACAGAAACTAAAACAGTATTTTTTTTAATTTGTTCTTTAATTTGCTCAACAGAAACTTGTCCATTCTCATCTATATCTAAATAAGTTACCTCTACCCCGTTCTTTTCCATAAACTCAACGGTCCTCAAAATACTTGGATGCTCAAATCGTGATACTATTATATGATTCCCTTCTTTGGCTAAACCTTTAAGAAATAAATTATTACTTTCACTTCCACCTGAAGTAAAGAAGATTTCATCCTTTGAACAATTTATTGTAGAAGCTAGGATTTCTCTAGCTTCAGATAATTTCTTTTCACAATTCATTCCAAGCTTATGTAATGATGAGGGGTTGGCATAAAATTCTGTCATTGCTGTTGCAACTTCATTTACCACCTCATCATAAGGTTTGGTTGTGGCACTATTGTCAAAATATACCTCCATCTTTCCACCTCTTACGTACATTTATTTTTATTTTATAAACAAATAACCAGTCTATTTTTATCTAACATTAAAATGATACATAATAAGGACAAAAATTTCAACTTAATTTTAGTATATTATTAATTAATTTAATTCTTCCTTGACCTTCTCTGCTTTACGTATAAATAATTTATTTTCTTCTGTGATATCACTCAATGTTTCCTTAGTAAGATTTCCCCTGCCAACCCTATCACAAAAACATAATAGACCTAATTCCTTAGGTTCAATTTCTTTTACCATTGCTTTAATGTTTTGAAAAGGTAAATGATTTATTACGTATAATGGTTGCATATGCCATCTTACATAAGCTGTTACCCTATCTTTAAAATCATCATCTAGCTGAAATTCATCTAGAAATGACTTCACCATTTCTGCTCCTACTATGTCATGGTCATAAGAAGTCCATCTCCCATTTCTCTTCATAGTTGTTCTTACCTTACCTATATCATGCAATAAAGCTGCCCACATAAAAGCTCTTGGAAAATCACTTTTTTCCTTTTCCTTAGCAGCTCTATCCACTACCATTAAAGTGTGAATCCATGCATTTCCTTCAGGGTGATGTTTTTTCTCTTGTAGTGTTTCATTCAATTCTGAAAAAACTTTAAAAGGTTTAACATCAAATACACCCTTATTTCTCATTTTCTCAATCCAAAGTGATGGTTTCTCATCTTCTAAAAGGTGCTTTTCTATATCATTAAAAATTTCATTATTATTCATTTTCATCTTCTCCATTTATATTAATTAAACATTTAATCATCTAAGAAAAAATAACAAGTCCAAATATGCTAGCAGATGGACTTACTTATTTTTTCAAGATTCCTTATTATTATATCCAAATAAAAATTTTCTAATTCTCAAACTAAATATACTTTGATGTCTAAACTTAAAAGTTCATTTATTTTAACGATTAACTATATTAATATTAATTTTTATGCTTATGATGCATTTTTCATTCCTT comes from Clostridium sp. TW13 and encodes:
- a CDS encoding D-2-hydroxyacid dehydrogenase; this translates as MKITMLDYKTLGDDVDLSPLKNLNYDFKIYDLTSKEQVIERSQSSEVIIINKILITEDILKQCKNLKLICLTATGTNNVDLAAAKKYGVAVCNVAGYSTDSVTQHTFALLFYVLEHLKYYDEYVINGGYTGSSTFTHLSKPFWELNNKTFGIIGLGQIGKKVAAVAKAFGCNIIYHSTSGKNSNNEYKHVSLEELLKTSDIVSIHAPLNKNTENLMDYEKLSLMKKSAIILNTGRGGIINEADLCKIIDEDKIFGAGIDVISKEPIDPKSPYLTVKNRDKLIITPHIAWATIEARNRVISEVAENIRAFKNGEYRNRVD
- the pfkB gene encoding 1-phosphofructokinase, with product MIYTLTLNPSIDYIVNVEKFTIGSVNRTNFEEKYPGGKGINVSRVLFNQGIANRALGFVGGFTGDFIESSLKKIGLETDFIHVNGDSRINIKLKSDDESEINGLGPEISQENIKAFYSKLDELNDGDILVLAGSIPSTLDKEIYSQIFEYLKGKGVKIVVDTTGKAFIDTLKYGPFLVKPNNHELEEMFNVKINSQEELIQYGKKVLDMGAQNVIISLAGEGALMINKDGVYRATAPKGTVKNSVGAGDSLIGGFLAEYSRSGDLQQAFKSGIASGSATAFSLDIATKEESENLYPQITITEVK
- a CDS encoding GtrA family protein, with product MEIKSKDSKPILQFICYILVGASNFILDEIVLNILWFVTGRSVGKINYLFKFISFCIYSTNGYILNKKVTFKKQNKNSSYIDYVSVLALLSAIDAIIVSKFTVHNIFRLHRPLWANICNLIASATTGILGFLINKFIVFKKDE
- a CDS encoding cysteine desulfurase family protein, translating into MEVYFDNSATTKPYDEVVNEVATAMTEFYANPSSLHKLGMNCEKKLSEAREILASTINCSKDEIFFTSGGSESNNLFLKGLAKEGNHIIVSRFEHPSILRTVEFMEKNGVEVTYLDIDENGQVSVEQIKEQIKKNTVLVSVMFVNNEIGSIQDLALIGKTIKECSNRAKFHVDAVQGYGKIEIDVKSQNIDLLSISAHKIHGPKGVGFCYIRKGINPNPLIHGGGQEKGVRSGTSNLPLVLGMVKATEITIDNMKDSYKKVTELKEYFIQRLEDIENIRINSPIRDNMSPYILNVSFRGLRSEVLLHMLEEMDIYVSTGSACSSKSGKGSHVLLALGLELKDVDSAIRFSFSPFNSKEEVDYVIDSLKKSLTFLRRVKK
- a CDS encoding HD domain-containing protein, with protein sequence MNNNEIFNDIEKHLLEDEKPSLWIEKMRNKGVFDVKPFKVFSELNETLQEKKHHPEGNAWIHTLMVVDRAAKEKEKSDFPRAFMWAALLHDIGKVRTTMKRNGRWTSYDHDIVGAEMVKSFLDEFQLDDDFKDRVTAYVRWHMQPLYVINHLPFQNIKAMVKEIEPKELGLLCFCDRVGRGNLTKETLSDITEENKLFIRKAEKVKEELN
- the thiI gene encoding tRNA uracil 4-sulfurtransferase ThiI, with translation MNKLVLVKSAPEIFLKGLNRNKFEQKLRTNISKKLSGIEHAMVVDQGRWFIQSEELDKVVERTRKVFGIKEVCVVTVVDVDLDKIKEEALNKVKESNAKTFKVVTNRANKKFPMNSMEVSRDIGGYVLSHIEDISVDIHKPECILNVEIREGNAYVFTNHDKLKGAGGLPYGMNGRTLLMLSGGIDSPVAGYMMAKRGVELNCVYYHSHPYTSERAKDKVKELAKILAGYTERINLYVVPFTDIQMQIIEKCREDELTIIMRRFMMRVACKVAEDKEIHSVATGESIGQVASQTMEGLVVSDDVSDRPVFRPLIAMDKEDIISVAEQVGTYETSILPYEDCCTIFVPKHPKTKPRLEEIRKSESVLAIDELVNKAVEDMEVFTF